The Pecten maximus chromosome 14, xPecMax1.1, whole genome shotgun sequence genome includes a region encoding these proteins:
- the LOC117342637 gene encoding carboxypeptidase N subunit 2-like, protein MFRLDLRGICLLLLVFPIVSATPTGCTETASYATCDFSAWAPPLLSGDFSTSPCYITLNNVDGTLPANAFSGLSDCADPSGQRSIAMTCTGSKSLVIATNAFAGTMTWIAELSITDCIISAGLSSSDLSGLSGLVDFLTSGGSIASFASTTFSGLSMNSIAMSGTSITAQTIPSGFLENAGSAMTKITLDNLGLTSIPSGAFDGKTAVTALNIANNQLTTLATNALDSLISLGTLSITGNQWECTCDISFLVQWVRYTGVTLDGDITCTTPAAYNGKLLNKVTFDLGCETTTSASTDESTWDKALKYGTAVIATLGLGVAIAALVSHCCLMQKMALSGNSSNTPSPKTKSYKRTVTPLPINEPTRNSFF, encoded by the exons ATGTTCAGACTGGATTTAAGAGGGATTTGCCTACTGCTGCTGGTGTTTCCGATTGTTAGTGCGACACCAACCGGGTGTACAGAAACCGCGTCGTATGCAACATGTGATTTCTCCGCCTGGGCGCCGCCTCTCCTATCCGGGGATTTCAGCACCTCACCATGTTACATTACACTCAACAATGTTGATGGAACACTTCCGGCAAACGCGTTCTCTGGACTCTCCGACTGCGCTGATCCTTCCGGTCAGAGAAGTATCGCTATGACATGTACCGGAAGTAAGTCTTTGGTGATTGCAACGAACGCATTTGCCGGTACAATGACATGGATTGCCGAGCTCAGCATCACGGACTGTATCATTTCCGCCGGACTATCGTCCTCAGACTTATCCGGTTTATCGGGACTTGTCGACTTTCTAACTTCCGGTGGGTCAATAGCCTCTTTTGCATCCACAACGTTCAGTGGTTTATCAATGAATTCCATCGCCATGTCTGGTACAAGTATTACAGCCCAAACAATTCCGAGTGGATTCCTCGAGAATGCTGGATCCGCTATGACGAAAATCACACTTGATAATTTGGGGTTAACGTCTATTCCAAGTGGCGCTTTCGATGGGAAGACAGCAGTCACCGCTTTGAATATCGCCAATAATCAACTGACGACTCTCGCCACCAACGCCCTGGACTCCCTGATATCTCTCGGTACCCTGTCAATCACTGGCAACCAGTGGGAGTGCACGTGCGATATTTCATTCCTTGTGCAATGGGTTAGATATACTG GTGTGACGTTGGATGGTGACATCACGTGCACGACTCCTGCGGCATATAACGGCAAGCTCCTTAACAAGGTCACGTTCGACCTGGGATGTGAGACAACG acATCTGCATCGACGGACGAATCCA CATGGGACAAAGCGTTGAAGTACGGAACCGCTGTAATTGCTACCCTTGGTCTGGGCGTGGCTATCGCTGCATTGGTAAGCCATTGCTGCCTGATGCAGAAAATGGCACTTAGCGGCAATTCCTCGAATACCCCGAGTCCGAAAACAAAATCCTACAAACGAACTGTTACTCCTCTCCCGATCAACGAACCAACTCGCAACTCATTCTTCTAA